One genomic region from Anaerolineae bacterium encodes:
- a CDS encoding carbohydrate ABC transporter permease, translating to MVGENSFSDRAVNVLLYLILLAMGLSCVLPFVHVIALSLSSHAAVSASRVGLWPIGTHLDNYRYIMADALFINSFGISILRVIVGVSIGLLIAILTAYPLSRDHIYMPGRTTFKVLLLFGMMFSGGLIPFFLALRSLGLLNKFWVLVIPPALNIFHVILVINFFRGIPSELWEAAVLDGASHFQVLFRIFVPISKPVLATVTLFSAVQHWNSWFDGIIFLKEASQWPLQSYLYSRVTTRMLQWQTAVSAERAGQAFLEATPEGLATAMILIATIPIVLVYPLLQRYFVTGLTLGSLKE from the coding sequence CTCCCATTTGTCCACGTCATCGCCCTGTCGCTGAGCAGTCATGCGGCTGTCTCGGCGAGCCGGGTTGGGTTATGGCCGATAGGGACGCACCTGGATAACTATCGCTATATCATGGCTGACGCCTTATTTATCAACTCGTTCGGGATCTCAATCCTTCGAGTGATAGTCGGAGTTAGCATAGGGTTATTGATAGCAATCCTAACGGCCTATCCGCTCTCACGTGATCACATCTATATGCCAGGGCGCACGACCTTTAAAGTACTTCTGCTCTTTGGCATGATGTTTAGTGGTGGTTTGATCCCTTTCTTTCTAGCCTTACGTAGCCTAGGCCTGTTGAACAAGTTCTGGGTGCTCGTCATCCCGCCTGCGCTCAATATCTTCCACGTCATCCTTGTTATTAACTTCTTTCGAGGAATTCCCAGTGAACTTTGGGAAGCTGCTGTCCTGGATGGCGCCAGCCACTTCCAAGTGCTTTTCCGTATCTTCGTTCCTATCTCGAAACCGGTGCTGGCCACAGTGACCCTCTTTTCAGCTGTGCAGCACTGGAATTCCTGGTTTGATGGCATTATCTTTCTCAAAGAAGCTTCTCAATGGCCTCTGCAGAGCTATCTATACTCCAGGGTCACCACCCGTATGCTGCAGTGGCAGACGGCGGTTTCTGCCGAGCGAGCCGGCCAGGCGTTCTTAGAGGCCACACCTGAAGGTCTGGCCACCGCCATGATCTTGATTGCCACCATCCCAATCGTGCTGGTCTATCCGCTGCTGCAGCGTTATTTCGTAACCGGCTTGACGTTGGGCTCACTCAAAGAGTAA
- a CDS encoding alpha-galactosidase: MPTTTFSDIFITCDPAPTITYRSGLVAYQESLIRGQFVGRGWNGSGYTNPECERFDPARHPAPQAFWVELDGQLLHSHWEWRGFEQSKDDRGLEAIVELRHTVRPVVVRVHTRLDGTPILTRWLEIFNVSDQPAALSVAYPWSGVLQTTAYDIDEERSPYSVGYFMDSHWGNEGAFDWRPLPYAGYRIDGRYRRDRHRQPFFILKNHRTGEHFVGTLAWSGGFAFEFDLDDGYERGTSRLWFRAGPDAPAPLRVIAPGETVITPEMHLGLLIGDFDACIHALHDHLRKSVLYPRPQGRAGLVVSGIGPEQEITPELVFHEIDTAASIGVEVFLIDASWYTPPHGNWWSTVGDWEVDRRRFPQGLKPFREYVHQKGMLFGLWMDAERIGAESRIAREHPEWLARRYDDQPDLGGMIDLTQPAVAEWMERQIERLITEHELDLFRLDYNVGNIGSGGYNVRDGYIENTYWRYYEALYNIYKRLVARHPNVIFQNCASGGARADIGMIRYFDHTWITDWQIAPRSFSITNGITMALPPERVDRLAGMGQWGHRAADLDFQLRLLLFVHPTLAWFHLKGAEPNPEQLARVRHMVDLYKTFVRPFHESSRIYHHTPVVKGFDPHGWGVLELASEDRSRAIAGVFRLSDPAEPEYLLRLRGINVGQRYRVTFDNTGETCVLDGFVLSKVGIPVRLETALTSELLIVEAIG, encoded by the coding sequence ATGCCTACTACGACTTTTTCGGACATCTTCATAACCTGCGATCCGGCGCCGACTATCACCTACCGCTCCGGGCTGGTAGCCTATCAGGAATCCCTGATCCGCGGCCAGTTCGTCGGACGCGGTTGGAATGGGTCCGGATATACCAATCCCGAGTGCGAACGCTTCGACCCGGCCAGGCACCCGGCACCTCAGGCCTTCTGGGTCGAGCTGGACGGGCAACTCCTCCACTCGCACTGGGAATGGAGAGGATTTGAGCAATCCAAGGATGATCGTGGTCTGGAAGCCATTGTAGAACTGCGCCACACCGTTCGCCCCGTGGTGGTCCGGGTCCACACACGGCTGGACGGCACGCCAATTCTGACACGCTGGCTCGAGATCTTCAACGTGTCCGATCAGCCCGCAGCCCTTTCTGTGGCCTATCCCTGGAGCGGCGTGCTGCAGACGACCGCGTATGACATTGACGAAGAGAGATCACCCTATTCGGTGGGCTACTTTATGGATTCCCACTGGGGCAACGAGGGGGCTTTCGACTGGCGCCCATTGCCGTATGCGGGCTATCGCATTGATGGGCGATATCGTAGAGATCGTCACCGCCAGCCATTTTTCATTCTGAAAAATCACAGGACAGGTGAGCATTTTGTGGGCACGCTGGCGTGGTCGGGTGGGTTTGCCTTCGAGTTCGACCTGGACGATGGCTACGAGCGCGGCACCTCGCGGCTCTGGTTCCGCGCTGGGCCAGACGCCCCTGCCCCCCTGCGCGTGATCGCCCCGGGCGAGACGGTGATCACCCCTGAGATGCATCTAGGGTTGTTAATCGGTGATTTTGACGCTTGCATTCATGCGCTTCACGATCACTTGCGCAAGAGCGTCCTTTACCCACGGCCTCAAGGGCGGGCCGGGCTGGTGGTCAGCGGGATTGGCCCTGAACAGGAAATCACCCCGGAACTGGTCTTCCACGAAATTGACACAGCGGCTTCCATAGGTGTTGAGGTTTTCCTGATCGATGCCAGTTGGTACACGCCCCCGCATGGCAACTGGTGGTCCACAGTGGGTGACTGGGAGGTGGATCGGAGGCGTTTTCCGCAAGGGCTGAAGCCGTTCCGGGAGTACGTCCACCAGAAGGGCATGCTGTTCGGCCTCTGGATGGATGCGGAGCGGATCGGCGCGGAGAGCAGGATCGCCAGGGAGCACCCGGAGTGGCTAGCCCGTCGCTATGACGATCAGCCGGACCTCGGAGGGATGATTGACCTCACGCAGCCAGCGGTGGCGGAGTGGATGGAGCGCCAAATCGAGCGGTTGATCACGGAGCACGAGCTAGATCTTTTCCGCCTGGATTATAACGTCGGAAATATCGGATCGGGTGGTTACAACGTGCGGGATGGATACATTGAGAATACCTACTGGCGCTACTATGAAGCCCTGTATAACATCTACAAGCGGCTGGTAGCTCGCCATCCAAACGTGATTTTCCAAAACTGCGCCAGCGGCGGAGCACGCGCGGACATTGGAATGATCCGCTACTTCGACCACACGTGGATCACGGATTGGCAGATCGCACCTCGATCGTTCTCCATTACCAATGGGATCACTATGGCATTGCCGCCGGAACGGGTTGATCGTCTGGCGGGCATGGGCCAGTGGGGTCATCGGGCAGCCGATCTCGATTTCCAACTGCGCCTACTCCTCTTTGTGCATCCCACATTGGCGTGGTTTCACCTCAAGGGCGCCGAGCCGAACCCAGAACAGCTAGCCCGCGTTAGGCACATGGTTGATCTCTATAAGACCTTCGTGCGTCCTTTCCACGAGAGTAGCCGCATTTACCATCACACGCCGGTGGTCAAAGGCTTCGATCCGCACGGCTGGGGCGTGCTAGAGCTGGCATCTGAGGACCGCAGTCGGGCCATCGCTGGGGTGTTTCGTCTGAGCGACCCCGCAGAGCCGGAGTACCTGTTGCGCCTGCGTGGGATCAACGTAGGCCAGCGTTATCGGGTCACCTTCGATAACACAGGTGAGACCTGTGTATTAGACGGGTTCGTGCTCTCTAAGGTCGGGATACCGGTGCGCCTGGAGACTGCGTTGACCTCAGAGCTATTGATCGTTGAGGCAATAGGCTAA
- a CDS encoding right-handed parallel beta-helix repeat-containing protein, translated as MSIDVNPEARGETIFYVSPEGNDAWSGHLPSPDPSGADGPFATLQQAQRAVRKMKWEKGQLPGPVTVYVRKGIYFLKEPLVFTPEDSGVETAPVAYVAYPGEHPILSGGQPITNWQRATTDGRPLWMAVLPEVAEGKWFFRQLWVNGQRRQRARHPNYGYLRVAELLDHPEQWFEGQSRFRFHEGDLKAWPTASAAEIVVMNRWVESRLPIASIDEAERVVCCHRRSVFRLDPDDPYYVEHAFEVLDMPGEWFLDRESGKLYYWPLPYEDLNQVQIIAPVLTQVMRMEGEPRKDGWVEYLVFRGLSFAHTEWYFPPEPQEQQSEKSIGGFPQAAVGVPGAVYGEGIRHCVFEDCTIAHVGTYGLELGRGCRNNRILGCEITDLGAGGVKIGETVIREDADEQTYGNEISDCRIYDGGHVFHSAVGIWIGQSYGNRLVHNEVADFYYTGISIGWTWGYDRSLAGSNLVAFNHVHHIGIRRNGEGPILSDMGGIYTLGIQEGTVIHHNLWHDIAGIRYGGWGIYFDEGSTGITAENNLVYNTTHGGFHQHYGRANVVRNNVFAYARDHQLQASRAETHLRFQFERNIVLGRSEQWLAGEVDFNFVFDHNLYWREDEGPIRFGHLTWDEWRARGMDEHSILADPKFRDPKHGDFYLQPGSPAEQIGFQPFDLSSVGPRIQNHHKPDQ; from the coding sequence ATGTCCATAGACGTCAATCCAGAAGCTCGTGGAGAGACGATTTTCTACGTCTCTCCTGAAGGAAACGACGCATGGTCCGGACATCTCCCCTCTCCAGATCCCAGTGGCGCCGATGGCCCTTTTGCCACCTTGCAACAGGCTCAGAGAGCCGTGCGCAAGATGAAATGGGAAAAGGGGCAGCTACCCGGCCCGGTGACCGTATACGTGCGCAAGGGTATCTATTTCCTGAAGGAGCCCTTGGTCTTCACACCTGAAGACTCTGGAGTGGAGACGGCGCCTGTCGCCTACGTCGCCTATCCTGGCGAGCATCCCATACTCAGTGGCGGGCAGCCCATAACAAATTGGCAAAGGGCGACCACAGATGGGCGTCCTCTTTGGATGGCCGTCCTCCCTGAGGTGGCTGAGGGGAAGTGGTTCTTTCGCCAACTTTGGGTCAATGGACAGCGACGGCAACGGGCGCGGCATCCTAACTATGGTTATCTGCGGGTGGCAGAGTTGCTAGATCATCCGGAGCAATGGTTCGAGGGACAAAGCCGCTTTCGCTTCCATGAAGGGGACCTGAAGGCGTGGCCGACTGCCTCAGCGGCCGAGATCGTGGTGATGAACCGCTGGGTGGAATCCCGGCTTCCTATTGCCAGCATAGACGAGGCTGAACGGGTGGTCTGCTGTCACCGGCGCAGCGTCTTCCGCCTCGACCCTGATGATCCGTATTATGTTGAGCACGCTTTCGAGGTCTTGGACATGCCTGGCGAATGGTTTCTGGATAGGGAAAGCGGGAAGCTTTACTACTGGCCCCTGCCCTATGAAGACCTTAATCAGGTACAGATCATTGCGCCGGTTTTGACCCAGGTGATGCGGATGGAGGGTGAGCCACGCAAAGATGGATGGGTAGAATATCTCGTCTTCCGTGGCTTGTCCTTCGCTCATACTGAGTGGTATTTCCCACCCGAGCCTCAAGAGCAACAGTCTGAAAAGAGTATAGGAGGCTTTCCTCAGGCTGCCGTGGGTGTGCCAGGCGCGGTGTACGGTGAGGGCATACGCCATTGCGTTTTCGAGGATTGCACTATCGCTCATGTAGGCACTTATGGCCTGGAGTTGGGCCGGGGTTGTCGAAACAATCGGATCCTTGGCTGTGAGATCACCGACTTAGGCGCCGGAGGGGTGAAGATCGGGGAGACGGTGATCCGAGAAGATGCCGACGAGCAAACCTACGGCAACGAGATCTCCGATTGCCGCATTTACGACGGCGGACATGTCTTTCATAGCGCCGTAGGCATCTGGATAGGGCAAAGTTATGGGAACCGCCTAGTTCACAACGAAGTCGCTGATTTCTACTATACAGGCATCAGTATTGGTTGGACCTGGGGCTATGATCGCTCGCTAGCAGGCAGCAATCTGGTCGCGTTTAATCATGTCCACCATATTGGCATCCGCCGCAATGGAGAAGGGCCTATCTTGAGTGACATGGGCGGCATCTACACGCTGGGCATTCAAGAAGGGACGGTCATCCATCACAATCTGTGGCACGATATCGCTGGCATCCGTTATGGTGGCTGGGGGATCTATTTTGACGAGGGGAGTACAGGGATCACCGCCGAGAACAACCTTGTTTATAACACAACACACGGAGGCTTCCATCAACATTATGGGCGCGCAAATGTGGTCAGGAACAACGTCTTCGCTTATGCACGAGATCACCAGTTACAGGCATCACGTGCTGAAACCCATCTGCGCTTCCAATTTGAGCGGAATATCGTTCTAGGTCGCAGCGAACAATGGCTGGCTGGCGAAGTGGATTTTAACTTTGTCTTCGACCACAACCTGTATTGGCGAGAAGATGAGGGCCCTATTAGGTTTGGACACTTGACCTGGGATGAGTGGCGAGCACGTGGCATGGATGAACACTCGATCCTGGCTGATCCGAAGTTCCGAGATCCCAAGCATGGGGATTTCTACTTACAGCCCGGCTCACCAGCAGAGCAGATAGGTTTTCAACCCTTTGACCTGTCCAGCGTCGGCCCTCGTATCCAAAATCATCATAAGCCAGATCAGTGA
- a CDS encoding glycoside hydrolase family 2, whose protein sequence is MTSTTKLRDLFAEIAAGDLTAEPQPRIIPRMELVEPQPPELPQRFLPTETHDPAAAFEPLPRLDTPEKLAQELAAYRERYRPFLQDLAPKPEPTRIRLPIREFDWRIATPDDLADFGAALAGRGNWQRVRIPHYGGPLGRAMTLYRTTFHITTEMLARGAIFVHFEGVDYKAHVFVNSAYLGSHEGFFAPFEFDCTAVVHEGENILLVQVQNDAICMGNDSWGEDGHLYEGDKLYAATGPGYDDPEIGWHHCPPGMGIYQEVYIEARPPLFIYDIFVRPLLERSAAEAWVEVYNTGLLRQPVSIELSLFGQNFTETVFVGQVYELSGPAGPTVNEYRLPFEVPNPRVWEPETPWLYQLQARLLDQEGRMLDVRTTQFGMRSFRMDEASEPRGRFYLNGRPIRLRGANTMGFEQQDVMRGDLDQLRDDILLAKICHINFLRLTQRPVQREVYEMCDRLGMMTQTDLPLFGVLRRNQFAEAIRQAWEMERLVRSHPCNILVTYINEPFPAGWGKLHRHLSRTELESFFLAADQAVHLANPDRVIKAVDGDYDPPGPGLPDNHCYCGWYNGHGLDLGKLHKGYWQKVKPGWLYGCGEFGAEGLDPADLMRRRYPPVWLPQTPNEERAWTPDRIPGAQTGRFHYMWFDTQHSLTDWVVASQTHQAWITRLMTEAFRRDNRMVSFAIHLFIDAFPSGWMKAIVDAERQPKPAYFAYREALTPLMANLRTDRYAFWSGEEMAFEAWICNDRVETPSDAWIHYQLEVSGQVHFSQRTPAIIPSCSSAFQGFLCLPAPIVAERTTVTLRLALVGADSRVLHDTALDVEVFPIHAAGRPGRACVVETAEGEAGRLARALGATQIPLDDTGPGDVILVGDPRWEVNAIRAAINRGVTAVYLGLPPGRYEILGETIEVQACGMNARHFASRATGHPLVADFKPTDFRFWYDDAAGYVTPFLPTVLIAPGWKPILTSGNGEWQGEWRPALAAAEKAYGAGRVRICQLELANRVAGNPVARIFATRLLWE, encoded by the coding sequence GTGACGTCCACAACCAAGCTTCGCGACCTGTTTGCTGAGATCGCTGCGGGCGATCTGACAGCTGAACCTCAACCCCGAATCATTCCTCGCATGGAATTGGTTGAGCCACAACCGCCGGAGCTGCCTCAGCGCTTTTTGCCGACAGAGACTCATGACCCGGCAGCTGCCTTCGAGCCACTGCCTCGGCTTGATACTCCTGAGAAGCTAGCCCAGGAGCTGGCAGCCTATCGCGAGCGCTACCGGCCCTTCCTGCAAGACTTGGCACCCAAGCCGGAGCCTACCCGCATTCGCCTGCCCATCCGTGAATTTGACTGGCGCATCGCCACGCCCGATGACCTAGCTGATTTTGGCGCTGCGCTGGCTGGCCGTGGCAATTGGCAGCGGGTGCGCATCCCCCATTACGGCGGTCCCCTAGGTCGGGCTATGACCCTTTATCGGACGACCTTTCACATCACCACTGAGATGCTAGCGCGAGGCGCAATCTTCGTCCATTTCGAAGGGGTAGACTATAAGGCGCATGTCTTCGTAAACAGCGCGTATCTCGGCTCGCATGAGGGATTCTTTGCGCCGTTCGAGTTCGACTGCACCGCAGTGGTGCATGAAGGGGAGAACATATTGTTGGTGCAGGTGCAGAACGATGCCATCTGTATGGGCAACGATTCCTGGGGAGAGGACGGACATCTCTACGAAGGTGATAAGCTGTACGCTGCCACTGGCCCCGGTTATGACGATCCCGAGATCGGCTGGCATCACTGCCCGCCTGGCATGGGTATCTATCAGGAGGTCTATATCGAGGCCAGGCCGCCGCTCTTTATCTACGATATCTTCGTGCGGCCTTTGCTAGAACGGTCTGCAGCTGAGGCATGGGTCGAGGTGTACAACACCGGTCTCTTGCGTCAACCCGTCTCGATTGAACTCTCGCTGTTCGGCCAAAATTTCACAGAGACGGTTTTCGTCGGACAGGTTTATGAGCTCTCTGGCCCCGCCGGCCCCACTGTCAACGAATACCGGCTGCCATTCGAAGTACCTAACCCACGGGTCTGGGAACCTGAGACGCCGTGGCTTTACCAGCTTCAGGCCCGGCTGCTCGATCAAGAAGGCCGCATGCTCGATGTGCGGACGACGCAGTTCGGCATGCGCTCCTTCCGGATGGACGAGGCCTCAGAACCTAGGGGACGCTTCTACTTGAACGGCCGGCCGATCCGCCTGCGAGGGGCAAATACTATGGGCTTCGAGCAGCAAGATGTCATGCGGGGCGACCTGGACCAGCTCCGCGACGACATCCTCCTGGCTAAGATTTGCCACATCAACTTCCTGCGGCTCACTCAGCGGCCGGTGCAGCGAGAGGTCTACGAGATGTGTGACCGGCTGGGGATGATGACCCAGACCGACCTGCCCCTCTTCGGCGTGCTACGTCGCAATCAGTTCGCAGAGGCCATCCGCCAGGCATGGGAGATGGAACGCTTAGTGCGCAGTCATCCCTGCAACATCCTAGTCACCTACATTAACGAGCCGTTTCCGGCCGGTTGGGGCAAGCTGCATCGCCACCTGTCGCGGACTGAGCTGGAGAGCTTCTTTCTGGCCGCAGACCAAGCGGTGCATTTAGCCAACCCCGATCGCGTGATCAAGGCGGTGGACGGTGACTATGATCCGCCTGGGCCTGGCCTGCCCGATAATCACTGTTATTGCGGCTGGTACAATGGTCACGGCCTGGACCTGGGCAAGCTTCACAAGGGCTACTGGCAGAAGGTCAAGCCCGGCTGGCTGTATGGCTGTGGGGAGTTCGGTGCTGAGGGGCTCGACCCGGCCGATCTCATGCGCCGACGCTACCCCCCTGTCTGGCTGCCGCAAACACCCAATGAAGAACGAGCATGGACACCGGATCGCATCCCCGGAGCCCAGACGGGCCGCTTCCATTACATGTGGTTCGACACCCAGCATAGCCTGACCGATTGGGTTGTGGCCAGCCAGACGCACCAGGCCTGGATCACCCGCCTGATGACAGAGGCTTTTCGCCGCGACAACCGGATGGTCTCATTCGCTATTCATCTTTTCATTGATGCCTTCCCCTCAGGATGGATGAAGGCGATCGTGGACGCAGAACGGCAACCCAAGCCGGCATATTTTGCCTATCGTGAGGCATTGACGCCGCTGATGGCCAATTTGCGAACCGATCGCTACGCCTTTTGGAGTGGAGAGGAGATGGCTTTCGAGGCATGGATCTGCAATGATAGGGTGGAAACGCCCTCCGATGCCTGGATCCATTATCAGCTAGAAGTGAGCGGTCAAGTCCATTTTAGTCAGCGCACGCCTGCGATCATTCCATCGTGCAGCAGCGCGTTTCAAGGGTTCCTATGCCTGCCGGCACCAATCGTTGCTGAACGCACCACGGTTACACTGCGGCTGGCGCTGGTGGGGGCCGACAGCCGGGTGCTACACGATACGGCGCTGGATGTGGAAGTATTCCCTATCCATGCCGCGGGACGGCCAGGCCGCGCCTGTGTCGTGGAAACGGCCGAGGGAGAGGCTGGCCGCCTAGCGCGAGCGCTAGGCGCAACCCAGATCCCGTTGGACGACACTGGCCCGGGTGATGTCATCCTGGTCGGTGATCCTAGGTGGGAAGTGAACGCTATAAGGGCAGCTATCAACCGAGGAGTCACCGCCGTCTACCTGGGTCTCCCACCTGGACGTTACGAGATCTTGGGCGAGACTATTGAGGTCCAGGCTTGTGGCATGAACGCGCGGCACTTCGCCTCGCGTGCCACGGGCCATCCTTTGGTGGCAGACTTCAAGCCGACCGACTTCCGCTTCTGGTATGATGACGCAGCAGGATACGTGACACCGTTCCTGCCGACGGTGCTAATCGCTCCGGGCTGGAAGCCTATCCTAACCAGTGGGAACGGCGAGTGGCAGGGGGAATGGAGGCCAGCCCTAGCTGCGGCCGAGAAGGCTTATGGCGCCGGCCGCGTCCGCATCTGCCAGCTCGAGCTGGCCAACCGCGTGGCGGGCAACCCTGTCGCACGCATCTTTGCGACACGACTGTTATGGGAATAG
- a CDS encoding alpha-galactosidase: MVQTFNYYSADGSKTSFGLREGHTAWLQQLLGLPCSAAGEDLGPPRVRGLALLDTDLGRFEGDALRLKSTVALEEGIAFTWTTSDGSLRLESQWHLSPQEGLWRRADSLHNDDDRPIVIYGFLARFPFAPGRYELYSQGSGWCNENQGMWQPLHHGTLILRNAGGRTTQGGTPYLCLREQDGNRAVAFHLLPRGNWMIRVAGESVGTQPLLFAIVELGLSTESLQLELPAGGTLRLPEVLIQAVPGGVPELAAPAFHRYVLARYFAGARPYAPVVYNTWFDTFEHLDTARLRRQLAAAQEVGCEVFTVDAGWYGVGEGRWYKQVGDWREKRGAAFDGRMADFADEVRAAGLGFGLWMEPERHHPSVPIVQAHPEWFLPGGDGFLYPDLTQQAAYEYVLGEMTRLIETYRLAWMKVDFNFELGDDRTALSAYYERWYALLDELRGRFPGVFFEGCASGGMRSDLNTLAHFDGHFLSDTVEPVDVLRITQGSLLRLPPGRMTKWACLRSAGRTVVPYSSTPEEASETILAPWDAGWTISVSADVDFAARVALTGMFGLSGDLAGLPTWARDRLRHHVAFFKRWRSLIAGAVAHLLTPIRPRVDRQGWAAIQLQEPAGDRSLLFVYRLDGAEGRRHIPLRGLQTDRRYVLTDDDQPDAPCFSQTGQELMADGIAVEIGAPYRAKVFVIEPEVVL; this comes from the coding sequence ATGGTCCAAACATTCAACTATTATTCAGCGGATGGTAGCAAGACTTCGTTCGGTCTCCGTGAAGGGCATACGGCCTGGCTACAGCAGCTGTTGGGCCTGCCTTGTAGCGCAGCCGGCGAGGATCTCGGACCGCCGCGCGTGCGTGGCCTGGCCTTGCTCGACACCGATCTAGGCCGCTTTGAGGGGGATGCATTGCGGCTAAAGTCAACCGTAGCGTTGGAAGAGGGTATAGCCTTTACCTGGACAACATCTGATGGCAGCCTGCGGCTAGAGAGCCAGTGGCATCTTTCCCCTCAAGAAGGCCTCTGGCGTCGAGCAGACTCGCTGCATAACGATGACGACAGGCCCATCGTCATCTATGGATTTTTGGCGCGCTTTCCCTTTGCGCCGGGTCGCTATGAGCTCTACAGCCAGGGGAGCGGCTGGTGTAACGAGAACCAGGGTATGTGGCAACCGCTGCACCACGGCACACTGATCCTCCGCAACGCTGGTGGCCGCACCACACAGGGTGGGACGCCCTACCTGTGTCTACGTGAGCAGGATGGCAATCGAGCTGTCGCGTTTCACCTCTTGCCGCGCGGGAATTGGATGATCCGCGTGGCTGGAGAGAGCGTTGGCACGCAACCTCTCCTCTTTGCCATAGTCGAGTTGGGCCTGAGCACTGAATCGTTACAGCTGGAGCTACCGGCGGGCGGGACACTGAGGCTGCCCGAAGTCCTGATCCAGGCCGTGCCAGGCGGCGTACCCGAGTTAGCCGCGCCTGCGTTCCATCGGTATGTGCTGGCGCGCTACTTCGCCGGTGCTAGGCCGTACGCGCCGGTCGTATACAATACCTGGTTTGACACTTTCGAACACCTAGATACAGCCCGGTTGCGCCGGCAGCTTGCCGCCGCACAGGAAGTCGGCTGCGAGGTCTTCACCGTGGACGCGGGCTGGTATGGCGTAGGCGAAGGCCGTTGGTATAAGCAAGTCGGCGACTGGCGCGAGAAGCGCGGGGCAGCCTTCGACGGCCGTATGGCCGATTTTGCCGATGAGGTACGGGCCGCCGGCCTCGGCTTCGGCCTCTGGATGGAGCCGGAGCGCCATCATCCATCTGTGCCCATCGTACAGGCTCACCCTGAGTGGTTCCTGCCAGGGGGTGATGGCTTCCTGTACCCTGATCTGACCCAACAGGCTGCCTACGAGTATGTCCTGGGCGAGATGACGCGCCTGATCGAGACATATCGCCTGGCCTGGATGAAGGTAGACTTCAACTTTGAGCTAGGCGATGATCGAACTGCCCTATCGGCTTACTACGAGCGCTGGTATGCGTTGTTGGACGAGCTGCGCGGCCGCTTCCCAGGTGTCTTCTTCGAGGGATGTGCCAGCGGCGGCATGCGCTCTGACCTGAACACTTTGGCCCATTTCGATGGCCACTTCCTGTCAGATACAGTTGAGCCGGTTGATGTCTTGCGCATCACGCAGGGGTCGCTGTTACGCCTGCCGCCAGGCCGGATGACCAAATGGGCATGTCTCCGCTCGGCCGGCCGAACAGTTGTCCCCTACAGTTCAACGCCGGAAGAAGCGTCCGAGACGATCCTCGCGCCATGGGATGCCGGTTGGACGATCTCCGTCTCAGCAGATGTGGATTTCGCAGCGCGCGTGGCGCTGACGGGCATGTTCGGGCTGAGTGGCGACCTGGCGGGGTTGCCTACTTGGGCGCGCGATCGCCTGCGCCATCACGTGGCTTTCTTCAAACGCTGGCGCAGCTTGATCGCCGGCGCGGTTGCGCATCTGCTGACCCCTATCCGACCGCGCGTTGACCGCCAGGGCTGGGCAGCGATTCAGCTCCAGGAGCCAGCCGGCGATCGCTCGCTGCTCTTCGTCTACCGCCTAGATGGCGCCGAGGGCCGACGGCATATACCGCTCCGTGGGTTGCAAACTGACCGGCGCTATGTGCTGACCGACGACGATCAACCCGACGCGCCATGCTTCAGCCAGACGGGCCAGGAACTGATGGCTGACGGGATAGCTGTCGAAATAGGTGCACCCTACAGGGCCAAAGTCTTTGTCATCGAGCCGGAGGTCGTACTTTGA